The genomic segment CCGGAGAAGTCAATAATCTCACGCAGGGCAAGAGATACAAGGCAGCGCCTCTGTCAGAATTGGAAAAAGAGATTATCAACGCCGGCGGTTTATTAAAATATTTGAAATCCGCCGGGTGAGACCTGATTATCTTGGGAAATAACTGGAGGACTAATGGATGAGAATTATATAATCAGCATATTTCCCGAAATAGCCCAGATAGAAAATGCCGAACTAAAAAAGGGTGTGGTTAAAGCCTGGTTGCTGGCGATAAATAGGGGCAACTGGAAAGAACTGGAAAATATCCCGTTTACCCTTTTAATCCCGACACAAAAAAACCTGATTGAACATACCCGTTCCGTAACCCAGATGGCTTTAGCAATTGCCCGTATGAGAAAAGAACTTAATCAGGACATCGTCCTGGCTGGGGCTCTGGTTCACGATGTGGGAAAGCTCCTGGAATATGAATTTAAAGAAGGAAAATTCATAAAGAGCCGGTATGGAGAACTGGTCCGCCATCCGGTTTCTGGGTATCAGCTGGTTTTGGAAGCAGGTTTACCCTTAGAAGTGGCCCATATCGTTGCGGCACACTCGGAAGAAGGGGATAAGGTCAAACGTTCTCCCGAGGCAGTTTTAATTCACCATTGCGATTTTATTGATTTTGATATTGAGAAAGCAATAAGTCGATAATCTCGCCATTGACAATATCAAATTTTTAAATATAATATGTTATGATTTTTAAAAAAGTAACACTAAGGAGTGGACATGTCTGAAGCAGCAAGATTCGGGGTGTCAATGAGTCGGAAGTTGCTTGTTGAATTCGACCGGTTGATAAGAGAAAAGGGTTATAAAAATCGGTCTGAGGCGATAAGAAAGTTGATTAGAGAAAAATTGGTGCAGAAGGAATGGGAGTCTTCAAACGAAGAAATCGTGGCAACGATTACGATGGTTTATAGCCATGAGATCAGGGAGCTTACCGAGCGTTTAACTGAGATACAACATAGGTATTATAAACAGATAATTTCTACAATGCATATCCATCTTGATGAGCACAATTGTCTTGAGATTCTCGCAATAAAAGGTAAAGCAGATGAAGTAAAGAGTATTGCAGATAGACTCCTGAGCACAAAAGGGATAAAGCACGGACAGTTGACAACAACAAGCACAGGCAAAAAGCTTGCATGAATTAAATTGGGAGGTATAATGAAAAAAATCGTTGTGAATTCAGTTGGGATATGCGCGTGGGTTTGATTTTTGTTTTTAACTTAGTGTTACTTTTTTTTAAAAAATAACACCAAGGAGGTAAAAATGCAAAAGCATCTTAAGGCAGTTGCCTTAATAATGACTATCCTTATCGCTAGCCTCTATGGTGCAAGACCGTTCGGTACGGATGACGCGGGGACGGTTCCATCAGGTTCATATGAACTGGAAATCGGTTATGATATATGGGAAGAAACGGGGATGTTCGGACTGGGATTCAAACATGGATTGACAGAGAAAATGGACATTGGAATCGGATTCGGTTTCAATATTGTTTCAGAACCAAAG from the candidate division WOR-3 bacterium genome contains:
- a CDS encoding HD domain-containing protein gives rise to the protein MDENYIISIFPEIAQIENAELKKGVVKAWLLAINRGNWKELENIPFTLLIPTQKNLIEHTRSVTQMALAIARMRKELNQDIVLAGALVHDVGKLLEYEFKEGKFIKSRYGELVRHPVSGYQLVLEAGLPLEVAHIVAAHSEEGDKVKRSPEAVLIHHCDFIDFDIEKAISR
- the nikR gene encoding nickel-responsive transcriptional regulator NikR, translating into MSEAARFGVSMSRKLLVEFDRLIREKGYKNRSEAIRKLIREKLVQKEWESSNEEIVATITMVYSHEIRELTERLTEIQHRYYKQIISTMHIHLDEHNCLEILAIKGKADEVKSIADRLLSTKGIKHGQLTTTSTGKKLA